A genomic region of Exiguobacterium sp. Helios contains the following coding sequences:
- a CDS encoding Rrf2 family transcriptional regulator — protein MTRYTDYAIRSLLFAGANSDRLVRIQEVADCYDISKNHLMKVVYRLGQNGLIHSVRGRGGGFRLASPPDEIYIGDVVQLFEPTTHFLDPLEGMSELPSLDPARDAFDDAIAAFHQVLNSYTINDLLHPTSSTHRQILEMIPSRD, from the coding sequence ATGACACGTTATACGGATTATGCAATCAGATCCCTGTTATTTGCCGGGGCAAACTCTGATCGATTGGTCCGAATTCAGGAAGTAGCGGACTGTTACGACATTTCAAAAAATCATCTGATGAAAGTCGTCTATCGGTTAGGACAAAATGGATTGATTCATTCTGTTCGAGGTCGAGGTGGCGGATTCCGTTTGGCAAGCCCGCCGGATGAAATTTATATCGGTGACGTAGTGCAATTGTTTGAACCAACAACTCACTTTTTAGATCCACTCGAGGGGATGTCCGAGCTCCCTTCTTTAGACCCTGCACGCGACGCTTTTGATGACGCGATTGCTGCGTTTCATCAAGTCTTGAACAGTTACACGATAAATGATTTACTTCATCCAACGAGTTCCACACATCGACAAATCCTTGAAATGATTCCGAGCCGCGACTAA
- a CDS encoding MFS transporter, with the protein MFTALKQLDRNIWIRFVGETITGVMMFMIAPFLVLYYSEQLDSYFLVGLIMATGPITSLFGSFLGGYLADLYGRKPLMVISIVGDVIALIGFSFADSFWPLLLMNALLGLTNSLFHPAASAMVADVTPPERLNESFGLLRMGHNVGAAFGPLIGSAVLFVDRSLIFYAAAAVFFLYALVLLIFIQETKPDQIEHTQDEPKLSAFTVLRKDHVFVIFIAAGVFISMGFALVESMLPVFLKEALPGLPNDKNPFPYLMGLNGIMVVLFQFPVAARLSGKAFGKVMLLGASIFGLGMILLAFIPSYLFSLGTGYIVLVTILLVIYALYTLGEMIMSPVQMTFIALIAPEHLRGTYNGAASIQWLIGGVTAPLLGSLFLDSGNGQYALAGVGLACCLSGLVYLALDRSIQRAKRLSQSA; encoded by the coding sequence ATGTTTACTGCACTAAAACAGCTTGACCGTAACATTTGGATCCGGTTCGTCGGGGAAACGATTACCGGAGTCATGATGTTCATGATTGCACCATTTCTTGTTCTTTATTACTCGGAACAGCTCGATTCGTATTTTTTAGTCGGTCTCATCATGGCGACCGGTCCAATCACGTCCCTGTTCGGTTCGTTCCTTGGCGGCTATCTCGCCGACCTGTACGGACGTAAACCGCTGATGGTCATTTCGATCGTCGGCGATGTCATCGCATTGATCGGCTTCTCGTTCGCCGATTCGTTTTGGCCGTTACTACTGATGAACGCCTTGCTCGGTCTGACGAACTCCTTGTTCCACCCGGCAGCGAGCGCCATGGTCGCTGATGTCACGCCGCCGGAGCGGCTCAACGAATCATTCGGACTACTCCGGATGGGACATAATGTCGGGGCTGCGTTTGGTCCGTTGATCGGAAGTGCTGTTCTGTTCGTCGACCGGTCGCTGATCTTTTATGCCGCTGCAGCCGTGTTTTTCCTGTATGCACTCGTCTTGTTGATCTTCATCCAGGAAACAAAGCCGGATCAGATCGAACACACGCAGGATGAGCCGAAACTGTCAGCCTTCACCGTCCTGCGCAAAGATCATGTTTTCGTGATTTTTATCGCCGCCGGTGTTTTCATCTCGATGGGCTTCGCTCTCGTCGAAAGCATGTTGCCGGTTTTCCTGAAGGAAGCGTTACCGGGACTGCCGAACGATAAAAATCCGTTCCCGTACCTGATGGGACTGAACGGCATCATGGTCGTCCTGTTCCAGTTCCCGGTCGCTGCCCGCCTGTCCGGTAAAGCATTCGGTAAAGTCATGCTGCTCGGGGCTAGCATCTTCGGACTCGGGATGATTTTACTCGCGTTCATTCCGTCTTATCTGTTTTCACTCGGAACCGGCTATATCGTGCTCGTCACGATTTTACTGGTCATCTACGCCCTCTATACACTCGGTGAGATGATCATGTCACCGGTCCAGATGACATTCATCGCATTGATTGCACCGGAACATTTGCGCGGAACGTATAACGGTGCCGCCAGTATCCAGTGGCTAATCGGTGGTGTGACGGCGCCGCTCCTCGGATCCCTGTTCCTTGACTCCGGAAACGGACAATATGCACTTGCCGGTGTCGGACTCGCCTGTTGTCTGTCCGGACTTGTTTATCTCGCGCTTGATCGCTCGATCCAACGCGCGAAACGGTTGTCTCAATCCGCATAA
- a CDS encoding peptide chain release factor 3, with protein sequence MTKLLQTEVEKRRIFGIISHPDAGKTTLTEKFLLHGGAIREAGSVKARKNSKFAKSDWMEIEKQRGISVTSSVMQFEYDKKIVSIMDTPGHSDFGEDTYRILTAVDSAIMVIDAAKGIESQTKKLFQVCRMRGIPIFTFINKMDRQARDPLELMEELEEVLGIPSVAVTWPAGSGQQFEGVYDRVNEKFHCFKNDRLTIDLGEEGLANDQLASTINNEMYDTLVDEVDLLDGAGNEYNEELIAKGELTPVFFGSALVDFGITPLLEHYLNLSPSPTPRESNKGQIEPAQEFFSGFVFKIQANMNPNHRDRIAFVRICTGKFDRGMEVVLTRTGKKMKLSQSTQFMADERETVNEAFAGDVIGLYDSGNYQIGDTITNGDPSLQYEALPTFAPELFLKVFTKNALKSKQFQKGVEQLAQEGAIQVYKTEYNEIILGAIGQLQFEVFEHRLKGEYGVDILKDAANFQVAKWVKVTEISEVKKLTDSRTVLVYDRWENPVLLFANDFVYERFVQKNDGVITLVDSPQLLKD encoded by the coding sequence ATGACAAAACTACTTCAAACCGAAGTCGAGAAACGCCGGATCTTCGGCATCATCTCCCACCCGGATGCCGGGAAAACGACATTAACTGAAAAATTCTTGCTCCACGGTGGAGCAATTCGGGAAGCCGGATCCGTCAAGGCACGGAAAAACTCGAAATTTGCGAAATCCGACTGGATGGAGATCGAAAAACAACGGGGAATCTCCGTTACGTCCTCGGTCATGCAGTTCGAATACGATAAAAAAATCGTCTCGATCATGGATACACCGGGTCACTCCGATTTCGGGGAAGATACGTACCGGATCCTGACAGCCGTCGACTCGGCGATCATGGTCATCGATGCCGCGAAAGGGATTGAGTCCCAAACGAAAAAACTGTTCCAAGTCTGCCGGATGCGCGGAATTCCGATCTTTACGTTTATCAACAAGATGGACCGTCAAGCACGTGATCCGCTTGAATTAATGGAAGAACTCGAAGAAGTCCTCGGCATTCCATCGGTTGCCGTCACATGGCCTGCGGGATCTGGACAACAGTTCGAGGGTGTCTATGACCGTGTCAACGAGAAGTTCCACTGCTTCAAGAACGACCGTCTGACGATTGATCTCGGTGAAGAAGGACTGGCAAACGATCAGTTGGCATCGACGATCAACAATGAAATGTACGATACGTTAGTGGATGAAGTCGATTTACTCGACGGAGCGGGAAATGAGTACAATGAAGAACTGATTGCAAAAGGTGAATTGACACCGGTATTCTTCGGTTCTGCCTTAGTCGACTTCGGAATCACACCATTGCTTGAGCATTACCTCAACTTGTCCCCGTCACCGACACCACGTGAGTCGAACAAAGGACAAATCGAGCCGGCACAAGAGTTCTTCAGTGGTTTCGTCTTCAAGATCCAAGCGAACATGAACCCGAACCACCGTGACCGGATCGCCTTCGTCCGGATTTGTACCGGAAAATTCGACCGCGGGATGGAAGTCGTCCTGACGCGGACCGGCAAAAAGATGAAGCTGTCGCAATCGACACAGTTTATGGCGGATGAGCGGGAAACGGTCAACGAAGCGTTTGCCGGCGATGTCATCGGATTGTACGATTCCGGTAACTATCAAATCGGTGATACGATTACGAACGGTGATCCGAGCCTGCAGTACGAGGCCTTGCCGACGTTCGCACCGGAACTGTTCCTGAAAGTCTTTACGAAAAACGCACTAAAGTCCAAACAGTTCCAAAAAGGTGTCGAACAGCTCGCACAAGAAGGAGCCATTCAAGTCTATAAGACGGAATACAACGAAATCATCCTCGGCGCGATCGGACAACTTCAATTCGAAGTCTTCGAACACCGTCTCAAAGGGGAATACGGCGTAGACATCTTAAAAGATGCGGCCAACTTCCAAGTTGCGAAATGGGTCAAGGTGACGGAAATCAGTGAAGTCAAGAAGTTGACGGATTCGCGGACGGTGCTTGTCTATGACCGTTGGGAAAACCCGGTTCTCTTGTTTGCCAACGATTTCGTCTACGAACGGTTCGTTCAGAAAAACGACGGTGTCATCACACTCGTCGACTCACCACAATTACTCAAAGACTAA
- a CDS encoding general stress protein translates to MAKKFVGIFHDESSLHQKMQALKQQGHKDSDFSVVGRDDATDETSGASWIDQVKSKFSHEPPLRETLKRVGHSDDEAERHYQEVERGGIALFAKDRHDEHDHTHDHNHDHDHDHLHDHSNDENDRHGGKVANPGINDYESDRTDDHDKSDRSKWKADDVD, encoded by the coding sequence ATGGCGAAAAAATTTGTTGGTATTTTTCATGATGAATCGAGTTTACATCAAAAAATGCAAGCACTAAAACAGCAAGGACATAAGGATTCTGATTTTTCAGTAGTGGGACGGGACGATGCAACAGATGAGACATCTGGTGCGTCCTGGATCGATCAAGTCAAATCGAAGTTCAGCCATGAGCCGCCGCTTCGGGAAACACTAAAGCGGGTCGGTCATTCCGATGATGAAGCGGAACGCCATTACCAGGAAGTCGAGCGGGGAGGAATCGCATTGTTCGCAAAAGACCGGCACGATGAACATGACCATACACATGATCACAATCACGACCATGATCACGACCATTTACATGATCATTCTAACGATGAGAACGACCGTCACGGCGGGAAAGTCGCAAATCCGGGCATCAATGATTATGAATCAGATCGTACAGATGATCATGACAAGAGTGACCGTTCAAAATGGAAGGCTGACGATGTAGATTAA
- a CDS encoding MBL fold metallo-hydrolase has protein sequence MKKTVAALAGLGVLGAVFMTRYPLFGRRPSKTDQQRYARSTQFSNGKFQNELPFQLKMEWETMKSILKDYGRELPSLKPVKPLPVVPFERRTDGTEPRVTWFGHSAFLLELDQQTIFFDPMLGRAPSPFPKFGGGRFQTTAPVDLDALPPIDLVIYSHDHYDHLDYHSVLALKDRVGQFIVPLGVASRLKGWGVDPDRITELDWHESIEMNGLRLTATPARHYSGRNGLDQFSTLWASWVLEGSKKVFFSGDSGYGPHFKAIGEQYGPFDLTIMECGQYDTRWSNSHMLPEQTLAAHLDVKGDVMIPVHWSAFTLAFHPWFEPVERVLKEAKKHDVPVVTPMIGESVTAASETRRWWREVR, from the coding sequence ATGAAAAAAACAGTAGCAGCACTAGCCGGTCTCGGCGTTCTCGGAGCGGTCTTCATGACCCGTTATCCGTTGTTCGGCCGCCGACCATCGAAAACAGATCAACAGCGTTATGCCCGTTCGACTCAGTTTTCGAACGGAAAATTTCAAAATGAACTGCCGTTCCAATTAAAAATGGAATGGGAGACGATGAAAAGTATTTTAAAAGATTACGGACGGGAATTGCCGTCGTTAAAACCGGTCAAACCGTTGCCGGTCGTTCCGTTTGAACGCCGGACGGACGGAACCGAACCGCGCGTGACGTGGTTTGGTCACTCGGCCTTTTTACTGGAGCTCGATCAGCAGACGATTTTCTTTGATCCGATGCTCGGTCGCGCCCCGTCACCGTTCCCGAAATTCGGAGGCGGACGGTTCCAGACGACGGCTCCGGTCGATCTCGATGCCTTACCGCCGATCGATCTCGTCATCTATTCGCATGACCATTATGACCACTTGGACTATCATTCGGTCCTGGCGTTAAAAGACCGGGTCGGGCAATTTATCGTCCCGCTTGGTGTCGCAAGCCGTTTAAAAGGATGGGGTGTGGATCCGGACCGGATTACCGAACTCGATTGGCATGAATCCATTGAGATGAACGGTCTTCGCTTAACGGCAACACCGGCCCGGCACTATTCGGGACGAAACGGTCTCGATCAATTTTCGACACTTTGGGCATCATGGGTGCTTGAAGGGTCGAAGAAAGTCTTTTTCAGCGGAGACAGCGGTTACGGGCCCCATTTCAAGGCAATCGGAGAACAATATGGTCCGTTTGACTTAACGATCATGGAATGCGGGCAATACGATACCCGTTGGTCGAACTCACATATGTTGCCGGAGCAGACACTTGCTGCGCATCTCGACGTTAAGGGAGACGTGATGATTCCTGTTCACTGGTCGGCCTTTACGCTGGCGTTCCACCCGTGGTTCGAACCGGTCGAACGGGTGTTGAAGGAAGCGAAAAAACACGACGTGCCGGTCGTAACACCGATGATCGGCGAAAGTGTCACCGCTGCAAGTGAGACCCGCAGATGGTGGCGTGAGGTACGGTGA
- a CDS encoding purine/pyrimidine permease, translated as MKRTTSTVQWIIFLLANTIALPIVVASLFDLSSVETAALVQRSFFVGGIACFLHGTFGHRLPIVSGPAGSWVSIFVVIAALPVDSKTAFTIAMAAVVIAGVVLIFLGLTGWTRFLLPVFTPLVSGTFLLLLCIQLTGVMLGAVLAVEATRFAGMLTFLLVLGLSQFGPARLRPFALMIGIVVGWLVSRPSLPAASGIFAVPTALPFGMPQFDGSAFLVAIPFAILLIVNLIAALSAVEATIQKKGALNQGLTVEGIIHLIAATFSTLVPVPLPITSGFIAQTGSKERRPFLIASLVIALIGFFPSIIGIIATLPRSVASAALLATLPHMFLIAWQSAESSMTTSRRKHAFAICAVIGISILLQSTVLAEILPLTLRPFFSNGLLIGTMLVLGFEVIERLRSRRDAKSERLAS; from the coding sequence GTGAAACGTACGACGTCCACGGTCCAGTGGATCATTTTTTTATTAGCCAACACGATTGCCTTGCCAATCGTCGTCGCGAGCCTGTTTGACCTCTCAAGCGTCGAGACGGCCGCACTTGTTCAACGATCCTTCTTTGTTGGAGGAATCGCCTGTTTCCTTCACGGAACGTTTGGTCACCGGTTACCGATCGTATCCGGTCCGGCCGGTTCATGGGTCAGTATCTTTGTTGTCATCGCCGCGTTGCCGGTCGATTCAAAGACCGCCTTCACGATTGCGATGGCCGCGGTCGTCATTGCCGGCGTTGTCTTGATTTTCCTCGGGTTGACGGGATGGACCCGCTTTTTATTACCGGTCTTTACGCCGCTCGTCAGCGGAACGTTTTTGCTTTTATTATGTATTCAACTGACCGGCGTCATGCTCGGTGCCGTTCTCGCCGTTGAAGCAACACGCTTCGCCGGAATGCTGACGTTCCTGCTTGTGCTCGGACTCAGCCAGTTTGGTCCGGCACGTCTCCGGCCATTCGCCTTGATGATCGGAATTGTCGTCGGCTGGTTGGTCAGCCGTCCGTCGTTACCGGCAGCGTCCGGTATCTTCGCCGTTCCGACGGCTTTACCGTTCGGGATGCCGCAATTTGACGGCAGTGCTTTTTTGGTTGCGATTCCATTTGCGATTCTTTTAATCGTCAACTTAATTGCTGCGCTCAGCGCCGTCGAAGCGACGATTCAGAAAAAAGGGGCCTTGAATCAGGGGCTGACGGTCGAAGGGATCATTCACTTGATTGCGGCGACGTTCTCGACGCTCGTCCCGGTTCCATTGCCGATTACGAGTGGTTTCATCGCTCAGACGGGAAGTAAGGAACGCCGACCGTTTTTGATTGCCTCCCTTGTCATTGCCCTGATCGGCTTTTTCCCGAGTATCATCGGGATTATCGCGACGTTGCCGCGCAGTGTGGCCAGCGCCGCTCTGCTTGCGACGTTACCGCACATGTTCCTGATTGCGTGGCAGTCCGCTGAAAGCAGCATGACGACGAGCCGCCGGAAACATGCTTTTGCGATTTGTGCCGTCATCGGAATCAGTATTTTGTTACAATCAACGGTCCTGGCGGAAATCCTGCCGTTGACGTTACGTCCGTTCTTCAGTAACGGCTTATTGATCGGCACGATGCTTGTGCTCGGTTTTGAAGTCATCGAACGTTTGCGTTCACGACGTGATGCTAAATCAGAACGGCTTGCCAGTTAA
- a CDS encoding LysR family transcriptional regulator: protein MDLRQYRYFCAVVEEQSVTRAAERLRMAQPALTQQIRKMEELLGVRLIERAGRGIRITASGERLYERAVSLLRYEAETRIEVSDIKEGRAGILRIGVNTLSAGRLTGWVQEMKRRHPRITLQIHQGESGVLIDRLKDHAIDVALVRLPIDAQGVTIEWMEEEPFYQVRHPEFADADIIIPSQEGLGVFQTLSQQFGVVSQETCSDVLTLIGLVRCGQAVTLLPESTLRELDMTGLVQERLPDATSTTAIVWLTEDGQSALMQQFLKIVHERE, encoded by the coding sequence ATGGATTTACGCCAATATCGGTATTTTTGTGCAGTTGTCGAAGAACAATCCGTCACACGGGCGGCGGAACGACTGCGGATGGCCCAGCCCGCTTTGACGCAACAAATTCGGAAGATGGAAGAGTTACTAGGAGTCCGATTGATTGAACGGGCAGGACGCGGCATCCGGATCACGGCAAGCGGCGAGCGGCTGTATGAACGGGCCGTCTCCTTGTTGCGTTACGAAGCGGAAACCCGGATTGAAGTCAGTGACATTAAGGAAGGACGAGCCGGGATTTTACGGATTGGTGTCAATACGTTGTCTGCCGGTCGACTGACTGGCTGGGTTCAAGAGATGAAACGACGGCATCCCCGGATTACGCTTCAAATTCATCAGGGAGAGTCGGGTGTATTAATTGACCGTCTGAAGGATCATGCGATTGACGTGGCACTTGTCCGACTGCCGATCGATGCACAAGGCGTCACGATCGAATGGATGGAGGAAGAACCGTTTTATCAAGTTCGTCATCCGGAATTTGCGGACGCCGACATCATCATTCCGAGTCAGGAAGGACTTGGTGTCTTTCAGACGCTCAGCCAGCAGTTCGGAGTCGTCTCGCAGGAAACCTGTTCCGACGTCTTGACCTTGATTGGACTTGTTCGTTGCGGGCAGGCGGTGACGCTGTTGCCGGAAAGTACACTTCGCGAGCTTGATATGACAGGACTGGTTCAAGAACGGTTACCGGACGCGACGAGTACGACGGCTATTGTCTGGTTGACGGAAGATGGTCAGTCGGCACTGATGCAACAGTTCCTGAAGATTGTTCACGAACGAGAATAA
- a CDS encoding RtcB family protein: MKTIRGKYGEAKIFTHNVDDMTIEQVTGMLNENIAVDGNVRIMPDCHAGKGSVIGTTMRIHDKVVPNLVGVDIGCGMLCTQITRNDTAGIDYDKLDATIQELVPSGMSVRNQPHRLSEQIPFDQVLAPFNETRARLSIGTLGGGNHFIELNTDEENNLYLVIHSGSRNLGKTIAEHYQKLAESSQFTVDTETIVTSLKEQGREQDIQSTLVELKSQFNETNKDLAYVSGSDMDNYLHDLKIAQRYAALNRQAMTDVIVEAMGWSVTEQFDTIHNYIDLEQMILRKGAISAQAGEVAIIPMNMRDGSLIVKGKGNPDWNYSAPHGAGRIMSRSKAFKSVDLKEFEETMQEVWSSSVVESTRDESPFVYKPMEEIIRNTEDTVELLKVIKPLYNFKAK; the protein is encoded by the coding sequence ATGAAGACGATTCGCGGAAAATACGGTGAAGCGAAGATTTTTACCCACAACGTCGATGACATGACGATTGAGCAGGTGACAGGCATGCTGAATGAAAATATTGCCGTCGACGGGAATGTCCGGATTATGCCCGATTGTCACGCCGGCAAGGGGTCGGTCATTGGAACAACGATGCGGATTCACGATAAAGTTGTCCCGAATCTCGTCGGTGTGGATATCGGTTGCGGGATGTTATGTACACAGATTACACGAAACGACACAGCCGGCATCGACTATGACAAACTGGATGCGACGATTCAGGAACTGGTGCCGAGTGGCATGTCGGTCCGTAATCAGCCGCACCGCTTGTCGGAACAGATTCCATTTGATCAAGTATTGGCACCGTTTAACGAAACACGCGCCCGGTTATCGATCGGCACGTTAGGCGGAGGAAATCACTTTATCGAGCTAAATACGGACGAGGAAAACAATCTGTATCTCGTCATTCATTCCGGCAGCCGGAACCTCGGGAAAACGATTGCCGAGCATTATCAAAAGCTGGCGGAAAGCTCACAATTCACTGTCGATACAGAAACAATCGTCACATCGCTGAAAGAACAGGGACGTGAACAAGATATCCAATCGACTTTGGTCGAGTTGAAGAGTCAGTTCAATGAAACAAATAAAGATTTGGCGTACGTGTCCGGTTCCGATATGGACAACTACCTGCATGACTTAAAAATCGCCCAACGCTACGCGGCATTGAACCGTCAAGCGATGACCGACGTCATTGTTGAAGCGATGGGCTGGTCGGTCACGGAACAGTTCGATACGATCCATAACTACATCGATCTCGAGCAGATGATTCTCCGGAAAGGTGCGATTTCAGCGCAAGCCGGTGAAGTCGCCATCATTCCGATGAACATGCGCGACGGTTCACTGATTGTCAAAGGAAAAGGCAATCCGGACTGGAACTATTCGGCGCCACACGGAGCAGGACGTATCATGTCCCGCTCAAAAGCCTTCAAATCAGTGGACTTGAAGGAATTTGAGGAGACGATGCAGGAGGTCTGGTCGAGTTCGGTCGTCGAATCGACGCGCGATGAGTCACCGTTTGTCTACAAACCGATGGAAGAAATCATCCGAAACACAGAGGACACGGTTGAGTTATTAAAAGTCATCAAGCCGCTTTATAATTTTAAAGCGAAATGA
- a CDS encoding GNAT family N-acetyltransferase: MKEKYYFDVFPELTSERLLLREIRLSEANQMIEITAYDGQQAENSRDVVRILSQIALNYLNGDGITWGLYLKSTGEFIGNCCFCRGYQNNIAEIGYVLKADFRGHGYMTEAVKTVTRFGLQDMKVRQVCAYTAPDNLASQSVLLTAGFTTGICDQDSHQFICQ, translated from the coding sequence GTGAAAGAAAAATACTATTTTGACGTCTTTCCTGAACTGACGAGCGAACGGCTCCTGTTAAGGGAAATCCGGTTAAGCGAAGCAAACCAAATGATTGAGATTACGGCCTATGACGGGCAACAGGCAGAAAATAGTCGCGACGTCGTCCGGATTTTGAGTCAAATTGCTCTTAATTACCTCAACGGGGATGGCATCACGTGGGGACTGTATTTAAAGTCGACCGGCGAATTCATCGGCAATTGTTGTTTTTGCAGAGGCTACCAAAACAACATCGCCGAGATTGGTTATGTACTCAAAGCGGACTTTCGGGGCCACGGCTACATGACGGAAGCCGTCAAAACAGTTACCCGCTTTGGACTGCAGGACATGAAGGTCAGACAGGTCTGTGCCTATACCGCACCTGATAACCTTGCCTCACAGTCCGTTCTCTTAACAGCCGGGTTCACGACAGGGATTTGCGACCAAGACAGTCATCAGTTCATCTGCCAGTAA
- a CDS encoding cysteine hydrolase family protein, which yields MSKKALVVIDIQNDMTKNYKEVIGTINQSIDWAVEQNMHVVYIRHENLSAGTRTFKTGTRGAELAPDLKIVSDHIFTKYKGNALTSEDFAAFIAQHDITGFYLTGGDATACVKSTCFNLRKLDYDVTVITDGITSYDKKKLPEMIEYYAKKGSDIVQFNDLARN from the coding sequence ATGTCCAAAAAAGCTTTAGTCGTCATCGATATTCAAAATGACATGACAAAAAACTACAAAGAAGTCATCGGGACCATTAATCAGTCGATTGACTGGGCAGTCGAACAAAACATGCATGTGGTCTATATCCGGCATGAGAATTTATCGGCTGGAACCAGAACGTTTAAGACCGGAACACGCGGTGCCGAGTTGGCACCTGATTTAAAGATTGTGTCGGATCACATTTTTACAAAATATAAGGGGAACGCCTTAACAAGCGAAGATTTCGCAGCATTCATTGCGCAACATGACATCACCGGCTTTTATCTGACCGGCGGAGATGCGACGGCTTGCGTCAAATCGACGTGCTTTAATTTACGTAAACTGGATTATGACGTGACGGTGATCACGGACGGCATCACAAGTTATGACAAAAAGAAACTGCCGGAAATGATTGAATACTACGCGAAAAAGGGCAGTGACATTGTTCAATTCAATGACTTAGCTCGTAATTGA
- a CDS encoding NADPH-dependent FMN reductase, with protein sequence MTKLNIGIILGSTREGRLSPQVGNWVKELADKRGDANYTIIDIADYKLPLLGEKDGDASGAAAWSEAIAAQDGFVFITQEYNHSISASLKNALDYLRVEWNNKAAGIVSYGSVGGARAAEHLRGILGELLIADVRVHPALSLFTDFENGAVLKAAPVQADSVNQMLDQVIPWAGALKTIR encoded by the coding sequence ATGACAAAGTTAAACATTGGAATCATTTTGGGATCAACACGTGAAGGCCGCTTAAGCCCACAAGTCGGAAATTGGGTGAAAGAGCTCGCGGACAAACGCGGAGATGCCAACTATACAATCATTGACATCGCCGATTACAAATTACCGTTGCTCGGTGAAAAAGACGGCGATGCATCCGGTGCAGCTGCCTGGTCTGAAGCGATTGCCGCTCAGGATGGATTTGTGTTCATCACACAGGAATACAACCACTCGATTTCCGCGTCCTTAAAAAATGCTCTCGATTACCTTCGTGTTGAGTGGAATAACAAAGCAGCCGGTATCGTCTCGTATGGTTCAGTCGGCGGTGCCCGGGCAGCAGAACATTTACGCGGGATTTTGGGCGAATTGTTGATTGCAGACGTCCGCGTCCACCCTGCCCTCTCGCTGTTCACTGACTTTGAGAATGGAGCTGTATTAAAAGCAGCACCCGTTCAGGCAGATTCCGTCAACCAAATGCTCGACCAGGTCATTCCTTGGGCCGGTGCTTTAAAAACGATCCGCTGA
- a CDS encoding ring-cleaving dioxygenase — protein sequence MNELKGIHHVTAITSSAEKNYAFFTNVLGMRLVKKTVNQDDIQTYHLFFADDKGSAGTDMTFFDFPGIPRGTHGTNEIYKTAFRVPTDEALAYWIKRFDKYDVKHRGIKEQFGKKTLSFVDFDDQQYMLISDEHNEGIASGIPWQNGPVPLEFAITGLGPIHIRIAEFDRLKEVLEKAMLMREIDKAGSLHLFEMGEGGNGAQVIVEHNLLLPSGQQGFGTVHHVAFRVEDTAALNEWISRMQNLRFNTSGYVDRFFFESLYARVAQGILFEWATDGPGFLGDEPYETVGEKLSLPPFLESQRQQIEQTVRPIDTVRSTRTIEKEYL from the coding sequence ATGAACGAATTAAAAGGAATCCACCACGTAACAGCCATCACGAGCAGTGCAGAGAAAAATTATGCATTCTTCACAAACGTATTAGGCATGCGTTTAGTCAAGAAAACAGTTAATCAGGATGACATTCAGACGTACCATTTATTCTTCGCCGACGACAAAGGATCCGCCGGTACCGATATGACATTCTTTGATTTCCCGGGCATCCCGAGAGGAACCCACGGCACAAACGAAATCTACAAAACCGCTTTCCGCGTGCCGACGGACGAAGCACTTGCCTACTGGATCAAACGTTTTGACAAATATGACGTTAAGCATCGCGGCATTAAAGAACAATTCGGTAAAAAGACCCTCTCGTTCGTTGATTTTGATGATCAACAGTACATGCTGATTTCGGATGAACACAACGAAGGCATTGCATCCGGCATTCCGTGGCAAAACGGTCCGGTTCCATTAGAATTTGCGATCACCGGCTTAGGTCCGATTCACATCCGGATTGCCGAATTTGACCGGTTAAAAGAAGTGTTGGAAAAAGCGATGCTGATGCGGGAAATCGATAAAGCCGGATCCCTGCATCTGTTTGAAATGGGCGAAGGCGGAAACGGCGCGCAAGTCATCGTCGAACATAACCTCCTCCTTCCAAGTGGACAGCAAGGATTTGGTACCGTTCACCATGTTGCGTTCCGAGTCGAAGATACAGCCGCTTTAAATGAATGGATCAGCCGCATGCAAAACTTACGATTCAACACATCCGGCTACGTGGACCGCTTCTTCTTCGAGTCGTTGTATGCACGCGTCGCCCAAGGTATTCTGTTCGAATGGGCAACGGATGGTCCCGGCTTCCTGGGCGATGAACCGTATGAAACAGTCGGAGAGAAATTGTCCTTGCCACCGTTCCTCGAGTCGCAACGCCAGCAAATCGAACAAACGGTCCGTCCGATTGATACCGTCCGCAGCACGCGGACCATCGAAAAAGAATACCTATAA